In a single window of the Necator americanus strain Aroian chromosome X, whole genome shotgun sequence genome:
- a CDS encoding hypothetical protein (NECATOR_CHRX.G26055.T1), translated as MSADYPSFLHQRNYEHLSRFDRDASSVVTRRYSGCRNGIPDPIELVFCNSAHSASWHTAHPPAFSNRKEGGDFLQMLIQ; from the exons ATGAGTGCTGATTATCCTTCATTCCTTCATCAAAGAAATTATGAACATCTTTCAAG GTTCGACCGCGACGCGAGCTCGGTCGTCACGCGTCGATACAGTGGCTGCCGGAACGGCATCCCCGATCCTATAGAACTTGTGTTTTGCAACTCGGCACATTCTGCCTCTTGGCACACTGCGCACCCACCGGCGTTTTCGAATCGGAAGGAGGGAGGTGACTTTTTGCAAAT GTTAATTCAGTAA
- a CDS encoding hypothetical protein (NECATOR_CHRX.G26054.T1): MLDDQFRMRVNTGCTVDSKDSGIDVRSRSHNFPKRALCRESLKPVMEDGEDPKWDVDTILWAIVFALTVWFFRLPMSIWFSKKVDWSLVTLSIGCFSIFCSCGLWMYWKYRSITRWRLLSPYIFTLAWIAFVGGVVSFSASTWLLFGWWSLYIVGVTMMFLVSIAPLFS, from the exons ATGTTGGACGACCAATTCCGTATGCGTGTGAATACTGGCTGTACTGTGGACAGCAAG GACTCCGGGATAGACGTGCGTTCACGTTCTCACAATTTTCCAAAGCGGGCACTTTGTCGTGAGTCTCTCAAGCCAGTCATGGAAGATGGAGAGGACCCAAAGTGGGAT GTGGACACCATTCTTTGGGCGATCGTATTTGCTTTGACAGTTTGGTTTTTTCGACTCCCGATGTCCATATGGTTTAGCAAAAAAGTCGATTG GTCTCTTGTGACGTTGTCCATTGGCtgcttttctattttctgctCGTGTGGCTTGTGGATGTATTGGAAATATCGTTCTATCACCCGCTGGCGTCTTCTTAGCCCTTACATTTTCACTCTTGCATGGATCGCTTTTGTTGGTGGTGTTGTCAG tttttctgcCTCCACATGGCTGCTGTTCGGATGGTGGTCATTGTACATAGTCGGAGTCACTATGATGTTCCTTGTTTCGATTGCGCCATTGTTTTCTTGA
- a CDS encoding hypothetical protein (NECATOR_CHRX.G26054.T2) produces the protein MRVNTGCTVDSKDSGIDVRSRSHNFPKRALCRESLKPVMEDGEDPKWDVDTILWAIVFALTVWFFRLPMSIWFSKKVDWSLVTLSIGCFSIFCSCGLWMYWKYRSITRWRLLSPYIFTLAWIAFVGGVVSFSASTWLLFGWWSLYIVGVTMMFLVSIAPLFS, from the exons ATGCGTGTGAATACTGGCTGTACTGTGGACAGCAAG GACTCCGGGATAGACGTGCGTTCACGTTCTCACAATTTTCCAAAGCGGGCACTTTGTCGTGAGTCTCTCAAGCCAGTCATGGAAGATGGAGAGGACCCAAAGTGGGAT GTGGACACCATTCTTTGGGCGATCGTATTTGCTTTGACAGTTTGGTTTTTTCGACTCCCGATGTCCATATGGTTTAGCAAAAAAGTCGATTG GTCTCTTGTGACGTTGTCCATTGGCtgcttttctattttctgctCGTGTGGCTTGTGGATGTATTGGAAATATCGTTCTATCACCCGCTGGCGTCTTCTTAGCCCTTACATTTTCACTCTTGCATGGATCGCTTTTGTTGGTGGTGTTGTCAG tttttctgcCTCCACATGGCTGCTGTTCGGATGGTGGTCATTGTACATAGTCGGAGTCACTATGATGTTCCTTGTTTCGATTGCGCCATTGTTTTCTTGA